The Prunus persica cultivar Lovell chromosome G7, Prunus_persica_NCBIv2, whole genome shotgun sequence genome has a segment encoding these proteins:
- the LOC18771367 gene encoding uncharacterized acetyltransferase At3g50280 — MGYIRFISTTIVQPTFHNELAQRIELTPWDLQVILLDHIQKGLLFHKPESSTYEQDPITSLTEHLKRSLSLTLDIFYPLAGRLAITENEDDNTTSFSVDCNGAGAEFVHAVADGVTVADILDSVLVPDDIVHSFFLMNGFLNYEGSGSKPLLAVQITELVDGIFIGCTMNHSVVDGSSFWHFFNTWSEISRRVSTNCGKILQPPPAFGRDFLNGMIDLPVRLPIFQNKIPKIRFSAPLLQQRVFHFSKQKIAQLKAKANAEMGTTRISSLQALLAHLWVSVTRNQHLETDQETQYKVLVGMRQRLQPPLPDEYLGNAVLFGIVTMKAGEVLERGLGFMAWEMNNMVALQTEEKLRSFLECWVQEPKLLTEDNMAANALVTSSSPRFNVNGNDFGWERPVGVRNGVGNKSHGKITVFAGVEEGSIDIEACLLAETLEAMGNDSEFMDVDTV; from the exons ATGGGATACATTCGCTTCATCTCCACGACCATTGTTCAACCCACATTCCACAATGAACTTGCTCAGAGGATTGAGTTAACTCCATGGGATCTACAGGTCATCCTATTAGATCACATCCAAAAGGGCCTTCTCTTCCACAAACCAGAATCCAGTACCTATGAGCAAGACCCCATCACGAGCTTGACTGAACACCTAAAACGCTCCCTCTCCCTCACCTTAGACATCTTCTATCCCCTTGCTGGCCGTCTTGCAATTACCGAAAATGAGGACGACAACACCACTTCTTTCTCCGTCGACTGCAATGGCGCCGGAGCTGAGTTTGTCCATGCAGTTGCCGATGGTGTCACGGTGGCCGATATCCTTGACTCTGTTTTGGTTCCTGATGACATTGTTCACTCGTTCTTTCTGATGAATGGGTTTTTGAACTACGAAGGCAGTGGATCCAAACCCCTGCTTGCAGTGCAAATAACTGAGTTGGTTGATGGCATTTTCATAGGTTGCACAATGAACCACTCTGTTGTTGATGGGTCATCATTCTGGCATTTCTTCAACACTTGGTCTGAAATCTCTCGACGTGTTAGTACTAATTGTGGCAAAATTTTGCAACCTCCTCCTGCTTTTGGCCGCGATTTTCTCAACGGCATGATTGATCTCCCGGTTCGCCTTCCAatctttcaaaacaaaatcccGAAAATTAGGTTTTCAGCACCCCTTCTTCAACAAAGAGTGTTCCATTTTTCCAAGCAAAAAATTGCACAGCTCAAAGCGAAAGCCAATGCCGAAATGGGCACTACCAGGATCTCATCCCTTCAAGCACTCTTGGCTCATCTTTGGGTGTCCGTGACCCGCAACCAGCATCTCGAAACTGATCAAGAGACCCAGTACAAAGTGTTAGTAGGCATGAGGCAGAGATTGCAGCCACCATTGCCAGACGAATACCTTGGAAATGCTGTTCTATTTGGCATAGTAAC CATGAAAGCTGGGGAGGTTCTGGAACGTGGGCTTGGTTTTATGGCTTGGGAAATGAACAACATGGTGGCTTtgcaaacagaagaaaaactgAGAAGCTTCTTGGAGTGTTGGGTGCAAGAGCCCAAGTTGCTTACAGAAGACAATATGGCTGCTAATGCTTTAGTCACAAGCAGCTCGCCGAGGTTCAACGTGAATGGCAATGACTTTGGTTGGGAAAGGCCAGTTGGGGTGAGAAACGGTGTTGGGAATAAGTCACATGGGAAGATTACAGTGTTTGCTGGGGTTGAAGAAGGCAGTATTGATATTGAAGCTTGTCTTTTGGCTGAGACCTTGGAGGCCATGGGAAATGATTCAGAATTCATGGATGTGGACACAGTGTAG